The following are encoded in a window of Haloarcula halophila genomic DNA:
- the malA gene encoding alpha-amylase MalA translates to MDHPGLPRFLAVGETTELAPRDPDPAVTYRWEISDSPDDSAVELEDDEAVVSFTPDEPGEYTASLSTPETTHHLTLRVFPADIAVASGGTGTSGYAGGSGFSGASGMSGFSGSQSGSARSGNLASQGDRQARPRLMLGGETEDGVVTVRATVKTTPRGDEDDETLAVEFVVDDRDPTPEDFETDHRTATFSLDSIDEPVRIRAVALGEQYSVPDTVRVHPDGTVENLNEPPEWSTGMTLYEVYVRGYKEADGDQSVFEVIQANLDEIQDLGVNTLWLTPILQHDGYDHGYNITDFFSVADDLGTEAEFEDLVAAAHDRDMHVLFDLVLNHSARDHEFFQRAQANDPEFRDYYEWQEDGSPGTYFEWEYIANFNYRNLEVRRHLLDAVDKWAEYVDGFRCDMAWAVPDPFWQEIRERLRSRDGEFLLLDETIPYIADFHDLAFDIHFDTTLYFTLRQIGRGDAPADDLTEAYRQRAVTGFPDHAGFMLYIENHDETRYVEECGRDAVEAAAAAQFTLPGVPMIYAGQEIGERNRRGKIHWEHAQEDLREYYKRLTSARNAIPALQYEGDYEEIEYQADSEQVVAYAREADERYVVALNFGEDDATVSFPAESVDATDAVSGDGVDTADGDATVDNVVVLPAGE, encoded by the coding sequence ATGGACCACCCAGGACTACCCAGGTTTCTCGCCGTCGGTGAGACGACGGAACTCGCACCGCGTGACCCAGACCCCGCCGTGACGTACCGCTGGGAGATCTCGGACAGCCCCGACGACAGCGCTGTCGAACTCGAAGACGACGAGGCTGTCGTCTCCTTCACACCCGACGAACCCGGCGAGTACACGGCTTCGCTGTCGACGCCCGAGACGACCCATCACCTCACGTTGCGCGTGTTCCCCGCCGACATCGCGGTCGCGAGCGGCGGGACGGGGACCAGCGGGTACGCTGGTGGCTCCGGATTCTCGGGAGCCAGCGGTATGAGCGGCTTCTCGGGTAGCCAGAGCGGGAGCGCCCGGTCGGGTAATCTCGCCAGCCAGGGTGACCGGCAAGCCCGTCCCCGGCTGATGCTCGGCGGGGAAACCGAGGACGGTGTAGTGACGGTCCGGGCGACGGTCAAGACGACTCCCCGCGGGGACGAGGACGACGAGACGCTCGCCGTCGAGTTCGTCGTCGACGACCGTGACCCCACCCCCGAGGACTTCGAGACTGACCACCGGACCGCGACGTTCTCGCTGGACTCGATCGACGAGCCGGTCCGGATACGTGCGGTGGCGCTCGGCGAGCAGTATAGCGTGCCCGACACCGTCCGCGTCCATCCGGACGGGACCGTCGAGAACCTCAACGAACCCCCCGAGTGGAGCACGGGGATGACCCTCTACGAGGTGTACGTCCGGGGCTACAAGGAGGCCGACGGGGACCAGTCGGTCTTCGAGGTCATCCAGGCGAACCTGGACGAGATCCAGGACCTGGGGGTCAACACGCTCTGGCTCACGCCGATCCTCCAACACGACGGCTACGACCACGGCTACAACATCACCGACTTCTTCTCGGTCGCCGACGACCTGGGGACCGAGGCGGAGTTCGAGGACCTCGTCGCGGCGGCCCACGACCGGGACATGCACGTCCTCTTCGATCTGGTGTTGAACCACTCCGCACGCGACCACGAGTTCTTCCAGCGCGCACAGGCCAACGATCCGGAGTTCCGTGACTACTACGAGTGGCAGGAGGACGGCTCTCCCGGCACCTACTTCGAGTGGGAGTACATCGCGAACTTCAACTACCGCAACCTGGAGGTCCGGCGGCACCTGCTCGACGCCGTCGACAAGTGGGCCGAGTACGTCGACGGCTTCCGCTGTGACATGGCCTGGGCCGTCCCGGACCCGTTCTGGCAGGAGATCCGCGAGCGCCTGCGCTCCCGGGACGGCGAGTTCCTGTTGCTCGACGAGACCATCCCCTACATCGCGGACTTCCACGACCTGGCCTTCGACATCCACTTCGATACGACGCTGTATTTCACGCTGCGCCAGATCGGTCGCGGCGACGCCCCGGCAGACGATCTGACCGAGGCCTACAGACAGCGCGCTGTCACCGGCTTCCCCGACCACGCCGGTTTCATGCTCTACATCGAGAACCACGACGAGACCCGCTACGTCGAGGAGTGTGGGCGCGACGCCGTCGAGGCCGCCGCCGCCGCGCAGTTCACGCTGCCCGGCGTCCCGATGATCTACGCCGGCCAGGAGATCGGCGAGCGCAACCGCCGCGGGAAGATCCACTGGGAGCACGCTCAGGAGGACCTCCGGGAGTACTACAAGCGCCTGACCAGTGCCCGCAACGCCATCCCGGCGCTCCAGTACGAGGGCGACTACGAGGAGATCGAGTACCAGGCCGACAGCGAACAGGTCGTCGCCTACGCCCGCGAGGCCGACGAGCGCTACGTCGTCGCACTGAACTTCGGCGAGGACGACGCGACGGTTTCGTTCCCCGCCGAGTCCGTCGACGCGACCGATGCGGTGTCCGGTGACGGCGTCGACACGGCCGACGGTGACGCGACTGTCGACAACGTCGTGGTCCTGCCAGCAGGAGAGTAA